In Natronogracilivirga saccharolytica, the following are encoded in one genomic region:
- a CDS encoding protein O-mannosyl-transferase family: protein MPTDHKSINKIFAALAFLTALVLYLLTLPPTASFWDCSERIACSFGLQIPHPPGTPFYLLLGRIFSMFAGAGSAAYMINLMSALASATTIMLLYLIIVRFVREFKGYDVDKYESIDRIGLYGGGLIGALTFAVTDSHWFTSIEAETYALSLTFTALVVWLVLKWSENHDNIRNERWLLLITFLFGLAFGVHLLSLLAIFFVGLIIYFRKYEFEPRSFVIASGITIAIFFLIYPLTIIQLPALAGTFSNITGGMLGPLAFLIFFVGLISYGIYYTHKKNHRTANIILLGYLLILIGYSSYSMIYIRSQVNPGIDQNSPDNVDAFISYLKREQYGQQPLFRGASYSNEIGSIDRENPKVFPRRHSPDQRHQEKYSQYSSDLDFFLSYQVNHMYLRYFAWNFIGRDSDIQDAAWISGFSSSDYSDNPANNTFFYLPFLLGLLGMLYHFRKDWKRATGVLVLFLATGLAIVAYLNQTPFQPRERDYSYTGSFFAFSIWIGLGATGLIELVKHFAKGNKALAYGSLAVTFLAVPVLVGSQTYSNNDRSLRYVAPDYAYNLLNSTAPYSILFTNGDNDTFPLWYLQEVEGIRTDVRVVNLSLLNTEWYIKQMKNLWNHDSPPIPIDLTDSEVDRLNDKFEFRRPDDFHEPGDITIPVDKDFLRRFYAGEIDDFAWAPEEIPDEEEMGFGVPIDDLDDEVTWHFEGTFLGRDREGNELHYTRIQDDMVLEILKNNRWVRPVYFSTTVAREAQMNLQDYFRLEGKAFRVMPYKTGNTLDPEIHAERLHSFRLREINNERAYFDQNIRRMMDNYRTIINRQARTYMDMGDNESAEYWLQWGEEHIPFHTIEGDPTSILNYAYRYAQLDNNERALELAEMAKPDLDRTFSRNLRKLDRIESDVDRLEDRMDRRGGSMSSSRRQELQNRISTLNREREQLVRELSYESSRYMIIQRLYFMNDMEQEAVAVADHIAELSQDRLPFPRSRDENRQRVRRIFGD, encoded by the coding sequence ATGCCAACGGATCACAAATCGATTAACAAAATATTTGCTGCACTGGCTTTTTTAACAGCGCTTGTTCTCTACCTGCTGACCCTGCCCCCCACCGCGAGTTTCTGGGATTGCAGTGAACGTATTGCATGTTCATTCGGACTCCAGATACCTCATCCTCCCGGAACGCCATTCTATCTGCTTCTGGGGCGTATTTTTTCCATGTTTGCCGGTGCCGGTTCTGCAGCTTACATGATCAATCTGATGAGCGCACTTGCCTCGGCCACCACGATCATGCTGCTGTATCTCATAATTGTGCGCTTTGTCAGAGAGTTTAAGGGTTATGATGTTGATAAATACGAATCTATCGACCGGATTGGCCTCTACGGCGGCGGACTTATCGGAGCCCTCACCTTTGCTGTCACAGACAGCCACTGGTTTACTTCCATTGAGGCCGAAACCTATGCTCTGTCACTCACTTTTACCGCACTTGTCGTCTGGCTTGTGCTGAAATGGTCCGAAAATCATGACAACATCAGAAATGAACGATGGCTGCTGCTTATTACATTCCTGTTCGGTCTTGCCTTCGGGGTTCACCTGCTCAGTCTCCTGGCCATATTCTTTGTCGGACTGATTATCTACTTCCGGAAATACGAATTTGAGCCCAGGTCATTTGTTATTGCTTCAGGCATCACTATAGCCATATTCTTCCTGATCTACCCGCTCACCATCATTCAGCTGCCTGCACTGGCGGGAACATTTTCAAACATTACCGGTGGAATGCTCGGTCCGCTTGCGTTCCTGATATTCTTTGTGGGTCTGATCAGCTACGGCATCTATTATACCCATAAAAAAAATCATCGCACGGCAAATATCATCCTTCTCGGATACCTGCTTATTCTGATCGGATACTCAAGCTATTCAATGATTTACATTCGTTCCCAGGTCAATCCCGGAATTGATCAGAACTCTCCGGATAATGTAGATGCCTTTATCAGCTATCTCAAGCGTGAGCAGTACGGGCAGCAGCCTCTGTTCCGCGGAGCTTCTTACAGCAACGAAATTGGCTCAATTGATCGTGAAAACCCGAAAGTATTCCCCAGAAGGCACTCTCCTGATCAACGCCATCAGGAAAAATACAGCCAGTACAGCAGTGACCTCGACTTTTTCCTGAGCTATCAGGTCAACCATATGTACCTGCGCTATTTTGCTTGGAATTTCATCGGCAGGGACAGCGACATTCAGGATGCGGCCTGGATATCAGGTTTTTCAAGCAGTGATTATTCAGACAACCCTGCAAATAATACCTTTTTCTATCTTCCTTTCCTGCTTGGGCTGCTGGGAATGTTGTATCATTTCCGAAAAGACTGGAAAAGAGCCACGGGGGTGCTTGTCCTTTTTCTTGCCACAGGGCTGGCTATTGTGGCCTATCTGAACCAAACCCCTTTTCAGCCCAGAGAACGGGATTATTCCTACACCGGATCGTTTTTTGCCTTTTCAATCTGGATAGGGCTGGGTGCAACCGGTCTGATTGAACTTGTGAAACATTTTGCCAAAGGTAATAAAGCACTTGCATACGGATCGCTGGCAGTCACGTTCCTTGCCGTACCGGTACTTGTCGGCAGTCAGACTTACAGCAATAACGACCGCAGCCTTCGTTATGTAGCACCCGACTATGCCTACAATCTCCTTAACAGCACGGCTCCGTATTCCATTTTGTTTACAAACGGAGACAACGACACCTTCCCTCTCTGGTATCTCCAGGAAGTTGAAGGAATACGGACCGATGTCCGGGTGGTAAACCTCAGTCTGCTGAATACCGAATGGTATATCAAACAGATGAAAAACTTGTGGAATCACGATTCACCCCCGATTCCCATTGACCTGACCGACTCCGAAGTGGATCGCCTGAATGACAAGTTTGAGTTCCGCAGACCGGATGACTTCCACGAGCCCGGAGATATAACCATCCCTGTGGACAAGGATTTCCTAAGGCGTTTTTATGCCGGCGAAATTGATGACTTTGCATGGGCGCCTGAAGAAATTCCGGATGAAGAAGAAATGGGATTCGGTGTACCTATTGATGACCTTGATGACGAAGTGACCTGGCATTTTGAAGGCACATTTCTGGGACGGGACCGGGAAGGCAATGAACTGCATTATACCAGGATCCAGGATGATATGGTTCTTGAGATACTGAAGAACAACCGCTGGGTTCGTCCCGTTTACTTCTCTACTACTGTCGCCCGTGAAGCCCAGATGAACCTGCAGGACTACTTCCGTCTGGAAGGCAAGGCGTTTCGCGTCATGCCATACAAAACCGGCAATACACTGGATCCCGAAATCCATGCCGAGCGTCTTCACTCCTTCCGTCTCAGGGAAATCAATAATGAAAGAGCCTATTTCGACCAGAATATCCGCAGGATGATGGACAATTACCGGACCATCATCAACCGGCAGGCCCGTACTTATATGGATATGGGTGATAATGAAAGTGCAGAGTACTGGCTTCAGTGGGGCGAAGAGCATATCCCCTTCCATACCATAGAAGGAGATCCCACTTCCATACTGAATTACGCTTACAGATATGCTCAGCTGGACAATAATGAACGTGCGCTTGAACTGGCTGAAATGGCAAAACCCGATCTGGACCGTACCTTCAGCAGAAACCTGAGGAAACTTGACAGGATCGAATCAGATGTGGATCGTCTTGAAGACAGGATGGACCGGCGTGGTGGCAGTATGAGCAGCAGCAGAAGACAGGAGCTTCAGAACAGGATAAGTACACTTAACAGGGAGCGGGAACAGCTGGTCCGGGAGTTGTCTTACGAGTCAAGCCGTTATATGATCATTCAGCGGCTCTACTTTATGAATGATATGGAACAGGAGGCTGTCGCAGTGGCCGATCACATCGCCGAATTATCACAGGACAGGCTGCCCTTCCCAAGGTCCCGGGATGAAAACCGGCAGCGTGTCCGCAGAATATTCGGCGATTAA